One region of Peromyscus eremicus chromosome 4, PerEre_H2_v1, whole genome shotgun sequence genomic DNA includes:
- the LOC131909325 gene encoding olfactory receptor 5W2-like, which yields MGRGNCSSPDEFICVGIANNPGTNVALFTTFLLVYLITLLANLGMIILIRVDSQLHTPMYFFLSHLSFCDLCYSTAIGPKMLVDLLAEEKSIPMVGCALQFLTFCVFADSECLLLAVMAFDRYQAISNPLLYTVNMSGMVCSILMAGIYLVATTDGLIHTTLAFRLCFCGSNEINHFFCDLPPLYLLSCSDIQVNELALFTVFGFIELSTISGVLVSYCYIILSVLKIRSAEGRFKAFSTCTSHLTTVAIFQGTMLFMYFRPSSSYSVDQDKMTSLFYTLVIPMLNPLIYSLRNKDVKKALQKLKMKMWF from the coding sequence atgggtaGGGGAAATTGCTCCTCTCCAGATGAATTCATTTGTGTGGGAATTGCCAATAACCCTGGCACAAATGTAGCCCTGTTCACCACATTCCTACTGGTTTATCTCATTACTCTTCTGGCCAATCTTGGGATGATCATTTTGATTAGAGTGGACTCTCAgctccacacacccatgtacttttTTCTCAGCCACCTCTCTTTCTGTGACCTCTGCTATTCCACAGCAATTGGACCCAAGATGCTGGTGGATCTCTTAGCTGAGGAGAAATCAATTCCCATGGTTGGTTGTGCTTTGCAGTTCTTGACATTCTGTGTCTTTGCGGATTCTGAGTGTCTTCTGCTGGCAGTGATGGCCTTTGATAGGTACCAGGCCATCAGCAACCCTTTGCTCTACACAGTGAACATGTCTGGCATGGTGTGTTCCATCCTCATGGCTGGGATTTACCTGGTGGCAACAACAGATGGTTTAATACACACAACCTTGGCATTCCGTTTATGTTTTTGTGGGTCGAATGAGATCAACCACTTCTTTTGTGATTTGCCTCCACTCTACCTCCTCTCTTGCTCAGACATACAAGTCAATGAACTGGCCTTATTTACTGTTTTTGGTTTCATTGAACTGAGCACCATCTCAGGAGTCCTGGTCTCTTATTGTTACATCATTTTATCAGTCCTGAAGATCCGTTCTGCTGAGGGGAGGTTCAAAGCTTTCTCCACCTGCACCTCCCATCTAACCACGGTTGCCATTTTCCAGGGAACTATGCTTTTCATGTACTTTCGACCTAGCTCTTCTTATTCCGTGGATCAAGACAAAATGACTTCATTGTTCTACACTCTCGTTATTCCCATGCTGAACCCATTGATTTATAGCCTCAGGAACAAGGATGTGAAAAAGGCCCtgcaaaaactgaaaatgaaaatgtggttcTGA